From Leptospira venezuelensis, a single genomic window includes:
- a CDS encoding DUF342 domain-containing protein, which translates to MVVSTEQTSGVSDQETSWESVFSLKISSDNLGADLTIRPGMIKGRALSTSIVIEYLHNKDISQDRIIGDNIYGALKQLQSSTSRMDFSPISFVVAQGFPPVKGEDGWVKFYHPQAQRVKIGEDGHADYRNIERYIYVKAGEKLATLFEGIPGKPGMDVFGKPISPPPIRRPKLTIGKNVQEKGLVQENKPLVEYFATCNGAIFSTESSITVSQELQIDSNVGLGTGNINYDGNVLVKGDVEAATSIKTQGNLMVKGNVETSDLVIARDLEVSGGIKGDGKNVIKIGGHLYAKFIENAEIEVDGDVIVEGFILNSKIHSLGNVILNGSSGNLVSSTVSTYMGLTCATLGSQAELDVTVELGFHFRNEKSFQDLTKRLQVAEKEIEKVLPKVQQIKQMVQRSRGQIPEDKKEGYRKVFEEYNKQNKFIELVKQKLEALKSSRFNPGEVQLVVRKGSYKGSIIKYRRQVEKVEKFQSAFMMRFQPGQDKAAMVAIKPQK; encoded by the coding sequence ATGGTTGTGAGTACAGAGCAAACTTCGGGTGTATCAGATCAAGAGACAAGCTGGGAGAGTGTATTCTCTCTTAAGATCAGTTCGGATAATCTGGGCGCCGATCTAACGATTCGTCCTGGGATGATCAAGGGAAGGGCTCTTTCCACTAGCATTGTTATCGAATATCTTCATAATAAGGATATTTCCCAAGATCGTATCATTGGGGATAATATCTACGGTGCTTTAAAACAGTTACAATCATCCACATCTCGGATGGATTTTTCTCCTATTTCTTTCGTGGTTGCCCAGGGTTTCCCTCCAGTCAAAGGTGAGGACGGTTGGGTGAAATTCTATCATCCCCAGGCTCAAAGGGTCAAGATCGGCGAGGACGGACACGCTGATTATAGAAATATTGAAAGGTATATTTATGTAAAAGCAGGCGAGAAGCTTGCAACTCTATTCGAAGGGATCCCTGGCAAACCTGGTATGGATGTTTTCGGAAAACCGATCTCTCCTCCTCCAATCAGAAGACCCAAACTTACTATTGGCAAGAATGTACAAGAGAAGGGTTTAGTCCAAGAGAACAAACCTTTGGTTGAATATTTTGCTACTTGCAATGGTGCAATCTTCTCTACCGAATCTTCCATCACTGTTTCTCAAGAATTGCAGATCGATTCCAACGTTGGGCTCGGAACCGGAAACATCAATTACGATGGAAACGTTTTAGTAAAAGGAGATGTAGAAGCCGCTACCTCTATCAAGACCCAAGGGAACTTGATGGTAAAAGGGAATGTGGAGACTTCGGATTTGGTCATCGCTCGTGACTTAGAGGTCAGCGGTGGTATCAAAGGTGATGGAAAGAATGTGATCAAGATTGGCGGACATCTTTATGCTAAGTTCATTGAGAACGCAGAGATAGAAGTAGATGGAGATGTCATTGTAGAAGGTTTTATTCTTAACTCCAAGATCCATTCCTTAGGAAATGTGATCTTAAATGGATCCAGTGGAAACTTGGTATCTTCTACCGTTTCTACTTATATGGGTCTGACCTGTGCAACTTTAGGTTCTCAGGCAGAATTAGATGTAACTGTGGAACTCGGATTTCATTTTAGGAACGAGAAAAGTTTTCAAGATCTAACTAAACGTCTCCAAGTTGCAGAAAAGGAAATAGAAAAGGTACTTCCTAAGGTTCAACAAATCAAACAGATGGTCCAAAGATCCAGAGGCCAAATACCTGAAGATAAAAAAGAAGGTTATCGTAAGGTCTTCGAAGAATACAATAAGCAGAATAAGTTCATAGAACTCGTGAAACAAAAACTGGAAGCATTAAAGTCTTCTAGATTTAATCCTGGAGAAGTTCAGCTCGTGGTTCGCAAAGGCTCTTATAAGGGAAGTATCATCAAGTACAGAAGACAGGTGGAGAAAGTCGAAAAATTCCAGTCTGCATTTATGATGCGTTTCCAACCAGGGCAGGATAAAGCTGCCATGGTAGCTATTAAGCCTCAAAAGTGA
- the mtnA gene encoding S-methyl-5-thioribose-1-phosphate isomerase — protein sequence MKKENLRPIFWEKGGLKLLDQRQIPGKKEWFTAKNSEDTIFAIKEMVVRGAPAIAITGLFGAVLEFNKFSKKPDYQEFQSILSKILESRPTAVNLRRAFEELSSIFPKEKYDNVSLSELQQKSEEFAIHVFEEDIRNNLALAKNGVGLFPPSPSKLKIITHCNTGALATAGHGTALGVIRSLKDAGHDLTVYADETRPYLQGARLTAWELMEEGIENYLITDSMAGWLMSSQKIDAVIVGVDRVAANGDSANKIGTYPLAVLAKHHGVPFYIAATEKSFDFKITDGSQIPIEMRTQDEVTRLNFLKNEKGEAILAEGVIAPVGVKALNPSFDVTPASLIKAFITEKGIVPPDKIKDFFG from the coding sequence ATGAAAAAAGAGAACTTAAGGCCGATTTTTTGGGAGAAAGGAGGACTAAAACTTTTAGACCAAAGACAAATCCCAGGTAAAAAAGAATGGTTCACTGCTAAAAACTCCGAGGATACAATTTTCGCCATTAAAGAAATGGTGGTACGGGGCGCTCCAGCAATCGCCATCACCGGGTTATTCGGTGCAGTTTTAGAATTTAATAAATTTTCTAAAAAACCCGATTACCAAGAATTCCAATCCATACTTTCCAAAATTTTAGAATCCAGACCTACCGCAGTAAATCTTCGCAGGGCATTTGAAGAACTCTCTTCTATTTTTCCTAAAGAAAAATATGATAATGTGTCCTTGTCGGAACTCCAACAAAAGTCGGAAGAATTCGCGATCCATGTTTTCGAAGAAGATATTCGAAACAATTTAGCATTAGCAAAGAATGGAGTGGGACTTTTTCCTCCTTCTCCTTCTAAACTTAAAATTATTACCCATTGTAATACTGGAGCACTCGCAACCGCAGGTCACGGAACAGCATTAGGAGTCATCAGATCCCTGAAAGATGCCGGACATGATCTTACTGTATACGCAGATGAGACCCGTCCTTACCTGCAAGGCGCCAGACTAACTGCCTGGGAATTGATGGAAGAAGGGATCGAAAATTATCTGATCACAGACAGCATGGCCGGCTGGCTAATGTCCTCCCAAAAAATAGACGCAGTCATCGTGGGAGTAGACAGAGTAGCTGCTAACGGCGATTCTGCGAATAAGATTGGAACCTACCCTTTGGCAGTTTTAGCAAAACACCATGGTGTGCCTTTTTATATTGCTGCCACAGAAAAAAGTTTTGATTTCAAAATTACAGACGGTTCCCAGATCCCAATAGAGATGAGAACACAAGACGAGGTAACTCGTTTGAACTTTTTGAAAAATGAAAAAGGAGAAGCTATTCTTGCAGAAGGTGTGATTGCACCAGTAGGAGTAAAAGCACTCAATCCTTCCTTTGACGTTACTCCTGCAAGTCTAATCAAAGCATTTATCACGGAGAAAGGAATTGTTCCTCCGGATAAGATCAAAGATTTTTTCGGCTGA
- a CDS encoding rhomboid family intramembrane serine protease: MAKRNPTSGPKLFGFSLIHPLNLVLFFNIFVWVLLLLEGGRGIITYFFGLNPSLVIEKKMYWQIFTYGFLHVVGGDFFSSLIHIGMNMFGLFTVGFWLCRYIGGWKFLSVYLLSQLGGGLFVLSFSYIGWKTGLVPENSIWDSYHSTTVGASGGVFGVLAAFSLMFPEARFVFPPVRAKFAPWVLIGVGFSVDAYYLMQFHSSGVMSQSFFGMMSNSGHLGGAVFGLLSLLGLQKFGGKTKTPIFVRRWEKPKENQERVVVLQKNLEDPFETQVRKNRELLSQLYGISDVWEKENILSPIQAENTNLCPPSDYNPEDMFCLRCEWLQNCELRKLKKDHPEL, encoded by the coding sequence ATGGCAAAGAGAAATCCGACCTCAGGTCCGAAGCTTTTCGGATTCTCACTGATTCACCCGCTGAATCTGGTCTTATTCTTCAATATTTTCGTCTGGGTACTTCTGTTGTTGGAAGGCGGACGAGGAATTATTACTTATTTTTTCGGATTGAACCCAAGCCTAGTCATCGAAAAGAAAATGTACTGGCAGATATTCACTTACGGATTCCTACACGTGGTAGGGGGAGATTTTTTCTCTTCTCTCATTCATATCGGAATGAATATGTTCGGACTATTCACAGTCGGTTTCTGGCTTTGCAGATATATTGGCGGTTGGAAATTCTTAAGTGTATATCTTCTCTCCCAACTAGGTGGGGGACTTTTCGTTTTGTCTTTTTCTTATATAGGCTGGAAGACCGGACTTGTTCCTGAAAATTCAATTTGGGATAGTTATCATTCTACAACAGTTGGAGCTAGTGGCGGAGTGTTTGGCGTGCTTGCCGCATTCAGCCTAATGTTCCCTGAAGCTAGATTTGTATTCCCTCCTGTGAGGGCAAAATTTGCTCCTTGGGTTTTGATTGGTGTTGGATTTTCAGTAGATGCTTATTACCTTATGCAATTCCACTCCAGTGGAGTCATGTCCCAAAGTTTTTTTGGGATGATGAGCAACTCGGGTCATTTAGGTGGAGCAGTCTTTGGTCTATTGAGTCTTCTTGGCTTACAAAAATTCGGAGGAAAAACAAAAACTCCGATCTTTGTAAGAAGATGGGAGAAGCCTAAAGAAAACCAGGAAAGAGTAGTCGTTCTCCAAAAAAATTTAGAAGATCCTTTTGAGACGCAGGTTCGGAAAAATAGAGAACTCTTAAGTCAACTGTATGGAATTTCAGATGTATGGGAGAAGGAAAATATTCTTTCGCCCATACAAGCGGAGAATACAAATCTATGTCCTCCCTCGGACTACAACCCGGAGGATATGTTTTGTCTTCGCTGTGAATGGCTTCAGAATTGCGAATTAAGAAAATTAAAGAAAGATCACCCCGAACTCTGA
- a CDS encoding alpha/beta hydrolase family protein: MIQHSFQGLPFLLKYADMIDSPDSEIREENLKVSKKPSFRTKIFPGPKNSPVIYLQHGMSNRGIDDPRILTLAKHLKNTGATVYLPELSEVKGLEISVDTVPNIRALFQEIVRIEGQAISFLSASFSAGMGMVALSGKEEQKNLKSALLVGTYSDFADTLPFILSNYDIEPYAVHVLLYNYISKLRPKLSKLEEFYFEAALDNGLKRTGEDEKSPKLLEKLNQKEKDFVYCVQSDPGFRMSLVEPILSVLPPNFILHNSPKNFLAEWRAPIALLHGSDDPVISPDESAQLFDSLGNDKGGRKVILRSKLITHGDHLPFYTQLGEIPKLAGLWGFFLKNSGL, translated from the coding sequence ATGATTCAACACTCTTTCCAGGGACTCCCATTCTTACTCAAATACGCAGACATGATAGATTCTCCTGATTCCGAAATCAGAGAAGAAAATTTAAAGGTTTCTAAGAAGCCTTCCTTCAGGACCAAAATTTTTCCAGGACCCAAAAATTCTCCTGTGATTTACTTACAACATGGGATGAGTAATAGAGGGATTGATGATCCAAGAATTCTCACTCTTGCGAAACATCTTAAGAATACGGGTGCAACTGTATATCTTCCTGAACTTTCAGAAGTGAAAGGTCTTGAGATCTCTGTCGACACAGTCCCGAATATTAGAGCTTTATTCCAAGAGATAGTGAGGATAGAAGGCCAGGCAATCTCCTTCTTATCAGCAAGCTTCTCCGCAGGAATGGGAATGGTGGCTTTGTCTGGAAAGGAAGAGCAGAAGAATCTAAAATCTGCTCTACTTGTTGGAACATATTCTGACTTTGCTGACACGCTTCCATTCATTCTATCCAATTACGATATAGAGCCTTATGCGGTTCATGTTTTACTTTATAATTATATTTCAAAGCTCCGACCTAAACTTTCCAAATTAGAAGAATTCTATTTCGAGGCAGCCTTGGACAACGGCTTAAAAAGAACGGGAGAAGATGAGAAGTCCCCCAAACTTCTGGAAAAGCTAAACCAGAAGGAAAAGGATTTCGTATACTGTGTCCAATCCGATCCAGGCTTCAGAATGAGCTTAGTAGAGCCTATTCTATCCGTATTGCCGCCTAACTTCATTTTACACAATTCTCCTAAGAACTTTCTAGCTGAATGGAGGGCACCTATTGCATTATTGCATGGATCGGACGATCCAGTGATCTCTCCGGACGAATCAGCGCAATTATTTGATTCGTTAGGGAACGATAAAGGAGGGAGGAAAGTGATCTTAAGGTCTAAATTGATCACTCATGGGGACCATCTTCCGTTTTATACTCAATTAGGTGAGATCCCGAAGCTTGCTGGACTCTGGGGATTTTTTCTAAAAAATTCCGGTCTCTAA
- a CDS encoding chemotaxis protein CheX has translation MSLNIDPLLDEKFILTISQIFPEFLEKNLGVQAVREAFGPSKNEGLCYENCTAVDFQGEAKGRLFLAMDGYTKLKLLPKIARSFHIDPTIRSHAASIMLEFANQICAELISEMKLGRFQIDILPPENLNNKLVPIDLENLRQYILIYFLKDEDAKEYLGRIYLILLMQKY, from the coding sequence ATGTCTTTGAACATAGATCCTTTATTGGATGAAAAATTCATACTTACAATTTCTCAGATCTTCCCTGAGTTTTTGGAAAAAAACTTGGGAGTTCAAGCTGTAAGAGAAGCATTTGGTCCTTCTAAAAATGAAGGTCTATGTTACGAGAATTGTACTGCGGTGGATTTTCAAGGAGAAGCAAAGGGGAGGCTTTTTCTTGCAATGGATGGTTATACTAAACTCAAACTTCTCCCCAAAATCGCCAGGTCCTTTCATATTGATCCTACGATCCGTAGTCATGCTGCTTCTATCATGTTAGAATTTGCCAACCAGATTTGCGCTGAACTCATCTCCGAAATGAAATTGGGAAGATTCCAAATAGATATTCTTCCTCCTGAAAATCTGAACAATAAATTGGTCCCGATCGATCTGGAAAATTTAAGACAGTACATTTTGATATATTTTTTAAAAGACGAGGATGCCAAAGAATATTTGGGTAGGATCTATCTCATTCTTCTGATGCAAAAATACTAA
- a CDS encoding class I SAM-dependent DNA methyltransferase codes for MKLYSELAEYYFDIEKNARKFEMETQFIDRLFRKHRVRNILDLGCGTGEHVTHFQSLGYKSRGVDSSIKMIEVAKKRYSHCKFEVGAMQSYKSQEKWDAIISLFGSFNYLLSNEEVEAALKNLELNLKPAGIAVLEVWNAEPLRKIKRKAIGPVAQIKAKNTTIQRNRGFRLVRADQSTVVEVNYIYNLNAKEIKDKHLMRAYFLVELQRMLAKHRMEILHVYSNYNEVKFKSNASRMILVLKKKV; via the coding sequence ATGAAACTCTACTCGGAACTGGCAGAATATTACTTCGATATAGAAAAGAACGCTCGAAAATTCGAGATGGAGACCCAGTTTATAGATAGGCTTTTCCGAAAACACAGGGTCCGAAATATTTTGGATCTAGGTTGTGGGACCGGAGAGCATGTCACCCATTTCCAAAGTCTTGGATACAAATCCCGCGGAGTCGATTCCTCCATCAAAATGATAGAGGTGGCCAAAAAAAGATATTCCCATTGCAAATTCGAAGTTGGTGCAATGCAATCTTATAAATCCCAGGAAAAATGGGACGCGATCATTAGTTTATTCGGTTCCTTTAATTATTTATTATCTAATGAAGAAGTAGAAGCAGCGCTTAAAAATCTGGAGCTGAACTTGAAACCTGCAGGTATAGCAGTTTTAGAAGTTTGGAATGCAGAACCTCTGCGCAAGATCAAAAGAAAAGCAATCGGCCCAGTCGCTCAAATCAAAGCCAAAAACACAACCATACAAAGAAACAGAGGATTTCGTCTAGTAAGGGCAGACCAATCAACAGTTGTAGAAGTAAATTATATCTATAATCTGAACGCAAAAGAGATTAAAGATAAACATTTGATGCGAGCCTACTTCCTAGTAGAACTCCAACGAATGCTCGCAAAACACAGGATGGAGATCCTACATGTTTACTCCAATTATAATGAAGTAAAATTCAAAAGTAATGCGAGTAGAATGATCCTGGTTTTAAAGAAGAAAGTGTAG